A window of the Planococcus citri chromosome 4, ihPlaCitr1.1, whole genome shotgun sequence genome harbors these coding sequences:
- the LOC135844704 gene encoding calponin homology domain-containing protein DDB_G0272472-like, which translates to MNSLEFLNNKKVWRPHFSSSPPIIDVVTQCRQKAHPKEEYSLKVSNIEMQDEPNFAYAENFSKISTTCEKTNVHFIEWTKQQRSHENGKNKNEDYVNISTYSQHVKNEITFKQNFPKQVITVKKEKKIARKVYLKWSKYSSTNQTDKNDIKLDLCELNRKHFLQKKYWDLWRKQLLLRRKSSSLKVHTSVKMNPKPKKIMNRGNSEDNLICSSKPQKPVISKRNSEHDILKQNKTSKSIVEMQKQKIQEQENIIKELQLARIKLETEKVNYERQSLLNDTYEKADQKLKSKAKFLSMCNLPTKIDSSKYKNSWEFVTKMELRAEERKKRWEIIKERKQKLEEERLEKLKIEEERRKRIEEEEKKRKILQLKLEKQRQEEMRKKQEEERLYFHALNLKAKEHYNSRLCQATLDAFKHILETKNFMMKEAERYHKEKILLYYFTIWKLFYRIRVQRKEDKAQMCLENRLLRKGFECLKLTRKQYISNLQVAIDFNDFNIQKDYFYQWRVFVHKQKHETLKKEEWATNFYHEKLLQRCLQCWLKLPQIIFQERNKEQRIRQWYNKVQEILPDFQSSSECL; encoded by the exons ATGAactctttggaatttttaaacaacaaaaaagtatGGAGACCGCATTTCAGCAGCTCGCCTCCGATCATCGACGTCGTGACTCAATGCCGTCAAAAAGCTCACCCAAAGGAAGAATATTCGTTAAAAGTCAGCAATATCGAAATGCAAGACGAACCTAACTTCGCATACGccgaaaatttctccaaaatttccaCCACTTGTGAAAAAACGAAcgttcatttcatcgaatggaCAAAGCAACAACGCAGCCACGAAAATGGTAAGAATAAAAACGAAGATTACGTGAATATCAGCACTTATAGCCAAcacgtcaaaaatgaaatcactttcaaacaaaatttcccaaaacaaGTCATCAccgttaaaaaagaaaagaaaatcgcACGCAAAGTGTACTTGAAATGGTCCAAATACAGCTCTACTAATCAAACAGACAAAAATGACATAAAACTCGATTTATGCGAATTAAATAGGaaacactttttgcaaaaaaaatattgggacTTATGGAGAAAACAGTTGCTTCTCAGAAGAAAAAGCTCCAGCCTCAAAGTACACACGAGCGTAAAAATGAATCctaaacctaaaaaaatcatgaatcgAGGAAATTCCGAAGATAACCTAATTTGTTCATCTAAGCCTCAAAAACCAGTCATTTCAAAACGTAACAGCGAGCACGATATATTGAAACAGAACAAAACGAGCAAATCCATCGTCGAAATgcaaaaacagaaaattcaaGAACAAGAAAATATCATCAAAGAGTTGCAATTAGCTCGTATAAAACTCGAAACGGAAAAAGTCAATTACGAAAGACAGTCTTTGTTAAACGATACGTACGAAAAGgccgatcaaaaattgaaaagtaaagccAAATTCCTATCAATGTGTaatttacctactaaaattgACTCGAGCAAGTACAAAAATTCGTGGGAATTCGTCACTAAAATGGAACTACGTGCTGAAGAAAGGAAGAAAAGATGGGAAATAATCAAAGAACGAAAACAAAAACTCGAAGAAGAAAgattggaaaagttgaaaatcgaagAAGAACGTAGAAAACGaatagaagaagaagaaaaaaagagaaaaattttgcaattaaaattggaaaaacaacgACAAGAAGAGATGAGAAAGAAACAGGAAGAGGAACGTTTATATTTTCACGCTTTGAACTTGAAAGCCAAGGAACATTACAATAGTCGACTATGTCAGGCTACTCTCGATGCATTCAAACATattttagaaacaaaaaatttcatgatgaaGGAAGCCGAACGATATCAcaaagagaaaattttactgTACTATTTCACCATTTGGAAATTATTCTATAGAATTCGAGTACAAAGGAAGGAAGATAAAGCTCAAATGTGCTTGGAAAATCGTCTTCTTCGAAAAGGTTTCGAATGTTTGAaactg ACTCGCAAGCAATACATAAGTAATCTTCAAGTTGCTAttgatttcaatgattttaatatTCAGAAAGATTATTTCTATCAATGGCGCGTATTTGTACACAAACAAAAGCACGAAACTTTGAAGAAAGAAGAATGGGCTACGAACTTTTACCACGA GAAATTGTTACAACGCTGTTTGCAATGCTGGTTGAAATTACCTCAGATTATCTTTCAAGAGAGGAACAAAGAACAAAGAATACGTCAGTGGTATAATAAAGTGCAAGAAATATTACCGGATTTTCAGTCTTCCTCGGAGTgtttataa
- the LOC135843750 gene encoding ATP synthase subunit g, mitochondrial-like encodes MAKAHIIKFAVDTAGRMRDSIPTILKYAKAELGPPKVSELKEVAPAIKHVLCQFKSGGYKNLTVKEAWLNTLVAAEIAGWFFVGEIIGRRQLVGYPLKL; translated from the exons ATGGCAAAAGCACATATTATCAAATTCGCAGTTG ATACTGCTGGACGTATGAGAGATAGCATACCAACTATATTGAAGTACGCTAAAGCTGAATTGGGACCACCCAAGGTATCAGAATTGAAGGAAGTCGCTCCTGCAATCAAACATGTACTTTGCCAATTCAAATCAGGAGGATACAAGAATTTGACAGTAAAG GAAGCTTGGTTAAATACATTAGTGGCTGCAGAAATCGCTGGGTGGTTTTTCGTTGGAGAAATAATTGGAAGACGTCAACTTGTCGGATACCCTCTTAAATTGTAA
- the LOC135843748 gene encoding serine palmitoyltransferase 2-like isoform X2, producing the protein MITISKKPVKNVYEEDEKKTKSRNGFYFLYIRTHRSFALLLTKLYRFFLNEPSVKNNNNINNNINNNTYQINESFEKIPFYVAILAYIGFYVLLFLGYLNQFLFPPVVAKEKNREGYPALFDKFETFYWNYVFRRIRDGWERPICGVAGAEVMLKDRVTHDKGWTFQFTGTETKYLNLGSYNYLGFAQADGICSKHSVETIEKYGCATGSTRKEVGTVTLHRELEELTARFLGVEDAIIFGMGFATNALNLASIMSPDCLVMSDEKNHASLILGLKLSGATVRIYKHNDMKSLENNLVDGLRKGQPGTKKPWRKLFIVTEGIFSMEGSIVKLPPLLAIKQKYKAYVYLDEAHSIGALGSRGRGVIDYYGCDPKQVDILMGTFTKSFGSAGGYIAGSKSLIDHLRIHGDAEYYASSMPPPVGQQIYSSMKIIMGEDGTNDGQKRIKRLARNTQYFRRRLQQMGCIVYGNDDSPVVPMLVYMYSKVTAVVRLYADYNIATVGVGFPATALMECRIRFCLSAGHTLKQLRRVLDITETIADEVGFRYSRRIPLRDIGVFESDDDEDAR; encoded by the exons ATGATCACAATAAGCAAGAAACCAGTTAAGAATGTATACGAAGAAGATGAGAAGAAAACAAAATCGAggaatggtttttattttttg TACATACGAACCCATAGAAGTTTTGCATTACTACTTACAAAGCTTTAT cGATTCTTTCTGAATGAACCTTCAGTCaagaacaacaacaacatcaacaacaaTATCAACAACAACACATACcaaataaatgaatcgttcgaaaaaattccattctacGTTGCCATTCTGGCTTACATAGGATTTTATGTGCTCCTATTTCTGGGCtacttgaatcaatttttattcccTCCAGTGGTAGCCAAAGAAAAGAATCGTGAA GGTTATCCGGCTTTATTCgataaatttgaaactttttactGGAATTATGTATTTAGACGAATAAGAGACGGATGGGAAAGACCCATATGTGGTGTGGCTGGAGCTGAAGTCATGTTGAAAGATCGAGTTACCCATGACAAAGGATGGACCTTTCA ATTTACTGGAACTGAAACGAAATACTTGAATTTAGGTTCCTATAATTACTTGGGATTTGCTCAAGCTGATGGTATTTGTTCGAAACATAGTGtagaaacaattgaaaaatatggcTGTGCCACTGGCAGTACTCGTAAAGAAGTAG GAACAGTTACCCTTCATCGAGAATTAGAAGAATTGACAGCTCGATTTTTAGGAGTTGAAGatgcaataatttttggaatggGTTTCGCGACAAATGCATTAAACCTAGCCAGTATAATGTCGCCCGACTGTTTGGTTATGAGTGATGAGAAAAATCACGCGTCTTTAATTTTAGGCCTGAAATTATCCGGTGCCACTGTTCGAATTTATAAACATAATG atatgaaaagtttagaaaataatttagtCGATGGTTTAAGAAAAGGCCAACCAGGTACCAAAAAACCGTGGAGAAAATTGTTCATCGTCACAGAAGGAATTTTCAGCATGGAGGGTTCCATCGTAAAATTACCACCACTTTTAGctataaaacaaaaatacaag GCATACGTATATCTCGACGAAGCTCACAGTATCGGTGCATTAGGATCTCGTGGACGAGGAGTAATCGATTACTACGGATGTGATCCCAAACAAGTCGATATACTGATGGGTACATTTACAAAATCTTTCGGATCAGCTGGCGGATATATCGCTGGTTCAAAG TCGTTGATTGACCATTTAAGAATTCACGGAGATGCTGAATATTATGCTTCTTCGATGCCACCTCCGGTCGGTCAACAAATTTATTCCTCTATGAAAATTATTATGGGAGAAGATGGAACAAACGATG GCCAAAAAAGAATTAAACGTTTAGCCAGAAATACGCAATATTTTCGTAGACGTTTACAACAAATGGGATGCATTGTATACGGCAATGATGACTCTCCAGTGGTCCCAATGCTTGTATACATGTACTCAAAAGTAAC AGCAGTAGTCAGATTATACGCGGACTATAATATTGCCACTGTAGGTGTTGGGTTCCCTGCAACTGCGCTGATGGAATGTAGAATAAGATTTTGCCTTTCAGCTGGACATACTCTGAAGCAACTCAGAAGA GTACTGGATATTACCGAAACAATCGCCGATGAAGTTGGATTTCGATATTCGAGAAGAATACCGTTACGTGATATTGGAGTATTTGAATCAGATGATGATGAAGACGCGAGATAA
- the LOC135845633 gene encoding venom carboxylesterase-6-like — protein sequence MKDKTFRTVSFYFLCKVTEHMYVPTYVSLIVIRSEMLEARCSIYTLWLLLCLYVVQGTTIVSTENGKLSGVKLLSRNGTPYLAYFGIPYAKPPTGDLRFQPPQDPDSWDGIRNEILPKQKCLQYDRFYISQGIGGSEDCLYLNVFTPIVNVDLNLPVMVCIHGGAFFRGDSADCFPHYFMDEEIVVVTFNYRLGILGFLSTADEVLPGNYGIKDQVAVLRWVKKNIKNFGGDANRVTIFGQSAGGASVHLHMYSPLSKGLFHRAISQSGSATVPWAVAPAAMARNKTFTLAQLTGCPLTCVQDLVLCLKKLPGEDLVQMFPKFFMWHYVPLVSFSVVVEPELEGAFLTKKPEFGEELHQVPWITGITSGEGAFAVAEFLSNGGGGIKEFNVDYVRLMPSIFFFDYNVEKDFQHDLSQIIKEEYFQNLEINRDNVIKLRNMITDGAFAHDVIKSALKYKGKRYFYLYDHLNDRSFTEIWGLSSTMKFLGVSHGDDLISFFPQLWMIPPTLNGKDLMLSIKLIKYWATFARTGNPNDDRILQSNWNELTGHNVENLNHLYIGESENIMKNSLLHEKYSFWEKLPLNNTADKYNTQSSFEQPLTEDTNSEFSQQQHNEL from the exons ATGAAGGATAAAACTTTTCGTACGGtatcgttttattttctttgcaaAGTGACCGAGCatatgtacgtacctacatatgtgaGTTTAATTGTAATAAGAAGCGAAATGCTCGAAGCGAGATGTTCAATTTACACTTTATGGTTACTGCTGTGTCTTTACGTCGTACAAGGTACGACCATTGTTAGcacagaaaatggaaaattatcagGTGTTAAATTACTATCTCGTAATGGCACACCTTATTTGGCTTATTTTGGAATTCCTTACGCGAAACCACCTACTGGAGACTTGAGATTTCAA cCTCCTCAAGATCCCGATTCATGGGATGGTATCAGAAACGAAATATTACCCAAGCAGAAATGCCTGCAGTATGACAGATTCTATATTAGTCAAGGAATTGGTGGGTCAGAAGATTGTTTGTATTTAAATGTTTTCACGCcaatt GTAAACGTCGATTTGAATTTACCTGTGATGGTGTGTATTCATGGGGGAGCATTTTTTCGTGGAGATAGCGCAGATTGTTTTCCTCATTACTTCATGGACGAAGAAATCGTCGTCGTGACGTTCAATTATCGACTAGGTATTTTAG GCTTCTTGAGCACAGCAGACGAAGTGTTGCCAGGAAACTACGGTATAAAAGATCAGGTGGCCGTTCTACGTTGggtcaaaaaaaacatcaaaaattttggcgGAGATGCCAATCGAGTAACGATTTTTGGACAAAGTGCCGGTGGCGCAAGCGTACACCTTCATATGTATTCTCCTCTGAGCAAAG GTTTATTTCACAGAGCCATTAGTCAAAGTGGTTCGGCGACCGTTCCGTGGGCAGTTGCACCTGCAGCTATGGCCAGAAACAAAACGTTTACTCTGGCTCAGTTGACCGGATGCCCGTTAACTTGTGTACAAGATTTGGTCCTGTGTTTGAAGAAATTACCAGGCGAGGATTTAGTCCAAATGTTTCCCAAGTTCTTC atgtGGCATTACGTACCCTTGGTGAGCTTTTCTGTCGTCGTTGAACCCGAACTAGAGGGAgcatttttaacgaaaaaaccTGAATTTGGTGAAGAATTGCACCAAGTGCCATGGATAACTGGAATCACATCCGGAGAAGGAGCATTCGCTGTAGCtg AATTTCTCTCTAATGGCGGAGGTGGAATAAAGGAGTTTAATGTAGATTACGTTAGACTGAtgccatcaatttttttcttcgattataACGTAGAAAAAGATTTTCAACATGATTTATCTCAGATTATTAAAGaagagtattttcaaaatctagaaaTCAACAGAGATAATGTGATCAAATTACGTAAt ATGATTACAGATGGTGCATTTGCTCACGATGTCATAAAATCCGCTTTAAAGTACAAAGGGAAGCGTTATTTTTACCTATACGATCATTTGAACGATAGatcttttactgaaatttggGGCTTAAGCAGCACGATGAAGtttttag GTGTCTCACATGGTGACGACTTGATTAGTTTTTTCCCGCAATTATGGATGATTCCTCCAACACTAAATGGAAAAGATTTGATGCTATCGATAAAACTGATCAAATACTGGGCTACATTTGCACGTACAGG AAACCCCAACGACGATCGAATACTACAAAGTAATTGGAACGAATTAACCGGGCACAACGTAGAAAATTTAAATCACCTGTACATCGGTGAAAGTGaaaacataatgaaaaattcgttaCTACACGAAAAGtattcattttgggaaaaattacctTTAAATAATACCGCAGATAAATACAACACACAGTCATCTTTTGAACAACCCTTGACAGAAGATACAAATTCGGAATTTTCTCAACAGCAGCATAATGAGCTTTAG
- the LOC135843748 gene encoding serine palmitoyltransferase 2-like isoform X1, whose protein sequence is MKMITISKKPVKNVYEEDEKKTKSRNGFYFLYIRTHRSFALLLTKLYRFFLNEPSVKNNNNINNNINNNTYQINESFEKIPFYVAILAYIGFYVLLFLGYLNQFLFPPVVAKEKNREGYPALFDKFETFYWNYVFRRIRDGWERPICGVAGAEVMLKDRVTHDKGWTFQFTGTETKYLNLGSYNYLGFAQADGICSKHSVETIEKYGCATGSTRKEVGTVTLHRELEELTARFLGVEDAIIFGMGFATNALNLASIMSPDCLVMSDEKNHASLILGLKLSGATVRIYKHNDMKSLENNLVDGLRKGQPGTKKPWRKLFIVTEGIFSMEGSIVKLPPLLAIKQKYKAYVYLDEAHSIGALGSRGRGVIDYYGCDPKQVDILMGTFTKSFGSAGGYIAGSKSLIDHLRIHGDAEYYASSMPPPVGQQIYSSMKIIMGEDGTNDGQKRIKRLARNTQYFRRRLQQMGCIVYGNDDSPVVPMLVYMYSKVTAVVRLYADYNIATVGVGFPATALMECRIRFCLSAGHTLKQLRRVLDITETIADEVGFRYSRRIPLRDIGVFESDDDEDAR, encoded by the exons atg AAAATGATCACAATAAGCAAGAAACCAGTTAAGAATGTATACGAAGAAGATGAGAAGAAAACAAAATCGAggaatggtttttattttttg TACATACGAACCCATAGAAGTTTTGCATTACTACTTACAAAGCTTTAT cGATTCTTTCTGAATGAACCTTCAGTCaagaacaacaacaacatcaacaacaaTATCAACAACAACACATACcaaataaatgaatcgttcgaaaaaattccattctacGTTGCCATTCTGGCTTACATAGGATTTTATGTGCTCCTATTTCTGGGCtacttgaatcaatttttattcccTCCAGTGGTAGCCAAAGAAAAGAATCGTGAA GGTTATCCGGCTTTATTCgataaatttgaaactttttactGGAATTATGTATTTAGACGAATAAGAGACGGATGGGAAAGACCCATATGTGGTGTGGCTGGAGCTGAAGTCATGTTGAAAGATCGAGTTACCCATGACAAAGGATGGACCTTTCA ATTTACTGGAACTGAAACGAAATACTTGAATTTAGGTTCCTATAATTACTTGGGATTTGCTCAAGCTGATGGTATTTGTTCGAAACATAGTGtagaaacaattgaaaaatatggcTGTGCCACTGGCAGTACTCGTAAAGAAGTAG GAACAGTTACCCTTCATCGAGAATTAGAAGAATTGACAGCTCGATTTTTAGGAGTTGAAGatgcaataatttttggaatggGTTTCGCGACAAATGCATTAAACCTAGCCAGTATAATGTCGCCCGACTGTTTGGTTATGAGTGATGAGAAAAATCACGCGTCTTTAATTTTAGGCCTGAAATTATCCGGTGCCACTGTTCGAATTTATAAACATAATG atatgaaaagtttagaaaataatttagtCGATGGTTTAAGAAAAGGCCAACCAGGTACCAAAAAACCGTGGAGAAAATTGTTCATCGTCACAGAAGGAATTTTCAGCATGGAGGGTTCCATCGTAAAATTACCACCACTTTTAGctataaaacaaaaatacaag GCATACGTATATCTCGACGAAGCTCACAGTATCGGTGCATTAGGATCTCGTGGACGAGGAGTAATCGATTACTACGGATGTGATCCCAAACAAGTCGATATACTGATGGGTACATTTACAAAATCTTTCGGATCAGCTGGCGGATATATCGCTGGTTCAAAG TCGTTGATTGACCATTTAAGAATTCACGGAGATGCTGAATATTATGCTTCTTCGATGCCACCTCCGGTCGGTCAACAAATTTATTCCTCTATGAAAATTATTATGGGAGAAGATGGAACAAACGATG GCCAAAAAAGAATTAAACGTTTAGCCAGAAATACGCAATATTTTCGTAGACGTTTACAACAAATGGGATGCATTGTATACGGCAATGATGACTCTCCAGTGGTCCCAATGCTTGTATACATGTACTCAAAAGTAAC AGCAGTAGTCAGATTATACGCGGACTATAATATTGCCACTGTAGGTGTTGGGTTCCCTGCAACTGCGCTGATGGAATGTAGAATAAGATTTTGCCTTTCAGCTGGACATACTCTGAAGCAACTCAGAAGA GTACTGGATATTACCGAAACAATCGCCGATGAAGTTGGATTTCGATATTCGAGAAGAATACCGTTACGTGATATTGGAGTATTTGAATCAGATGATGATGAAGACGCGAGATAA